One Kitasatospora sp. NBC_01287 DNA window includes the following coding sequences:
- a CDS encoding FGGY family carbohydrate kinase — MAIVAGIDSSTLRTRIVACDADTGAVLRSGKAPHPASEASQARTTEADPQSWLHSLGEAATGGLLEGVRAIGVSAQQHSMIGLDAGGVLVRPALLWTDPRSSGAAAALVDALGGPAAWTEAIGAVPAATYTIAKLRWLAEFEPANARRIAEVLLPHDWLVWQLLGHPQRRTTDRGDASGTGYWSPITGEYRQDLVKLALGHELLRLPDVLGPAEPAGHTPEGLLISAGTGDNMAAALGLGLVPGDAVVSLGSFGTIFAVHDQPVVDPTGTVSSFADATGHHLPMVGTLNAAQVLRSTANLLGRDLEGLSELALRSSPGAYGMVLLPYLEGERTPRLPTAAGTLTGLRAESMTPEHLARAAVEGMLCNIADALDALRARGVTVRRVVLLGAVGRLAAVREIAPLIFGVPVMIPPPGDHAARGAARQAAWALAGTPEPPQWQLPEVRTVEPDPDQPFGAAVRQQYGVVRDQTHPEIAGMA, encoded by the coding sequence ATGGCCATCGTCGCGGGCATCGACAGTTCGACCCTACGCACCCGGATCGTCGCGTGTGACGCCGACACCGGAGCCGTCCTGCGCTCGGGCAAGGCGCCGCACCCGGCCTCGGAGGCCTCGCAGGCCCGGACCACCGAGGCGGACCCGCAGTCCTGGCTGCACTCGCTGGGCGAGGCGGCCACCGGCGGTCTGCTCGAAGGGGTCCGGGCGATCGGGGTCTCCGCCCAGCAGCACAGCATGATCGGGCTGGACGCGGGCGGCGTGCTGGTGCGCCCCGCACTGCTCTGGACCGACCCGCGCTCCTCGGGGGCCGCGGCCGCGCTGGTGGACGCGCTCGGCGGGCCGGCCGCCTGGACCGAGGCGATCGGCGCCGTTCCGGCCGCCACCTACACCATCGCCAAGCTGCGCTGGCTGGCCGAGTTCGAGCCGGCCAACGCCCGCCGGATCGCCGAGGTGCTACTGCCGCACGACTGGCTGGTCTGGCAGTTGCTCGGCCACCCGCAGCGGCGCACCACCGACCGCGGCGACGCCTCCGGGACCGGCTACTGGTCGCCGATCACCGGCGAGTACCGGCAGGACCTGGTCAAGCTGGCGCTCGGCCACGAGCTGCTGCGGCTGCCCGACGTGCTCGGCCCCGCCGAGCCCGCCGGGCACACCCCCGAGGGCCTGCTGATCTCGGCCGGCACCGGCGACAACATGGCCGCCGCGCTGGGCCTGGGCCTGGTGCCGGGTGACGCGGTGGTCTCGCTCGGCTCCTTCGGCACCATCTTCGCGGTGCACGACCAGCCGGTGGTGGACCCGACCGGCACCGTCTCCTCCTTCGCCGACGCGACCGGGCACCACCTGCCGATGGTGGGCACGCTCAACGCCGCGCAGGTGCTGCGCTCGACCGCCAATCTGCTCGGCCGCGACCTGGAGGGCCTCAGCGAGCTGGCGCTGCGCTCCTCCCCCGGGGCCTACGGCATGGTGCTGCTGCCCTACCTGGAGGGCGAACGCACTCCCCGACTGCCCACCGCGGCCGGTACCCTGACGGGCCTTCGGGCCGAGTCGATGACTCCCGAGCACCTGGCCAGGGCGGCCGTGGAGGGGATGCTCTGCAACATCGCCGACGCGCTGGACGCGCTGCGCGCCCGGGGGGTGACGGTGCGTCGGGTGGTGCTGCTGGGCGCGGTCGGCCGACTCGCGGCGGTGCGCGAGATCGCCCCGCTGATCTTCGGCGTCCCGGTGATGATCCCGCCGCCCGGCGACCACGCGGCGCGCGGCGCGGCCCGGCAGGCCGCCTGGGCGCTGGCCGGCACGCCCGAACCGCCGCAGTGGCAGCTGCCGGAGGTGCGGACCGTCGAACCCGACCCTGATCAGCCGTTCGGTGCTGCCGTTCGCCAACAGTACGGCGTGGTTCGTGACCAGACCCATCCGGAGATCGCCGGGATGGCCTAG
- a CDS encoding serine protease, translating into MAGRERRHSAALGAAVAAALVAAGCAPLGSAQRPRPVLLTAAIATADTRADRVGVLLLDDGAGRVCTASVVDSPGRDLLVTAAHCVTDADGAPLTGLAFAPGYRDGAAPLGSWPVDRVVVDQHWSTGSDPEYDVAFLVTEPVAGKRIEDAVGGNPLGVNRGFGLPVTVTGYPNDHDQPITCSARTSAQSATQEEFDCGGFSDGTSGSPWLTPDGALVGVIGGYQQGGDSPDVSYSVSFDDRVSALYQEATA; encoded by the coding sequence ATGGCCGGGCGGGAGCGGCGGCACTCGGCGGCACTGGGCGCCGCGGTGGCGGCCGCGCTGGTCGCCGCGGGCTGCGCGCCCCTCGGGTCGGCCCAGCGCCCCCGGCCCGTGCTGCTGACCGCCGCCATCGCCACGGCGGACACCCGCGCCGACCGGGTCGGCGTGCTGCTGCTCGACGACGGCGCCGGCCGCGTCTGCACCGCCAGCGTGGTCGACAGCCCCGGGCGCGACCTGCTGGTCACCGCGGCCCACTGCGTCACCGATGCCGACGGCGCACCGTTGACCGGCCTGGCCTTCGCCCCCGGCTACCGCGACGGTGCCGCCCCGCTCGGCAGCTGGCCGGTGGACCGGGTGGTGGTCGACCAGCACTGGAGCACCGGCTCCGACCCCGAGTACGACGTGGCCTTCCTGGTCACCGAGCCGGTCGCCGGGAAGCGGATCGAGGACGCGGTCGGCGGCAACCCGCTCGGCGTGAACCGGGGCTTCGGGCTGCCGGTGACCGTCACCGGCTACCCGAACGACCACGACCAGCCGATCACCTGCTCGGCCCGGACCTCCGCGCAGAGCGCCACCCAGGAGGAGTTCGACTGCGGCGGCTTCTCGGACGGGACCAGCGGCAGCCCCTGGCTCACCCCGGACGGCGCGCTGGTCGGGGTGATCGGCGGCTACCAGCAGGGCGGCGACAGCCCGGACGTCTCCTACAGCGTGAGCTTCGACGACCGGGTCTCGGCGCTGTACCAGGAGGCCACCGCCTGA
- a CDS encoding serine protease — protein sequence MTARKFLCLIPRRIGPGPGAGSARGSKVALGLAAALVVPIAATGCGSSGEPSNGALFLASSPSTGGPSGGHPAGSGWNRHRFLGAFDKHKGTTRTAAPTAVNALVGAVFTNDASGDHFCTASVVDSAGQNLIVTAAHCVYDPGVGQRADLVFVPGYRGGDAPNGVWPLAAITVDQSWAQHGNPDLDVAFAVVQPQGGKQVQQVLGANKLGIDQGYQLPVKLTGYPSSADSPITCMNTTSRQSATQLRIDCPDYTGGTSGSPWVTDLDPATRTGTVVGVIGGYQQGGDTPDTSYSSYFGDAVQSLYDRATG from the coding sequence ATGACGGCGCGTAAGTTCCTGTGTCTCATCCCGCGTCGGATCGGACCCGGGCCCGGCGCGGGATCGGCCAGGGGCTCCAAGGTGGCGCTCGGCCTGGCGGCCGCGCTGGTGGTCCCGATCGCGGCGACCGGCTGCGGCTCCTCGGGCGAGCCGTCGAACGGGGCGCTCTTCCTCGCCTCCTCCCCCAGCACCGGCGGCCCGAGCGGTGGACACCCCGCCGGCTCCGGCTGGAACCGGCACCGCTTCCTGGGCGCCTTCGACAAGCACAAGGGCACCACCAGGACCGCGGCCCCCACCGCGGTCAACGCCCTGGTCGGCGCGGTCTTCACGAACGACGCCTCGGGCGACCACTTCTGCACCGCCAGCGTGGTCGACAGCGCGGGCCAGAACCTGATCGTCACCGCCGCGCACTGCGTCTACGATCCGGGCGTCGGGCAGCGGGCCGACCTGGTCTTCGTGCCCGGCTACCGCGGCGGGGACGCCCCGAACGGGGTCTGGCCGCTGGCCGCGATCACGGTGGACCAGAGCTGGGCCCAGCACGGCAACCCGGACCTGGACGTCGCCTTCGCGGTCGTCCAGCCGCAGGGCGGCAAGCAGGTGCAACAGGTGCTCGGCGCCAACAAGCTGGGCATCGACCAGGGTTACCAGCTGCCGGTGAAGCTGACCGGCTACCCGAGCAGCGCGGACTCGCCGATCACCTGCATGAACACCACCAGCCGGCAGAGCGCGACCCAGCTGCGGATCGACTGCCCCGACTACACCGGCGGCACCAGCGGCAGCCCGTGGGTGACCGACCTCGACCCGGCGACCAGGACCGGCACGGTGGTCGGCGTGATCGGCGGGTACCAGCAGGGCGGCGACACCCCGGACACCTCCTACAGCAGCTACTTCGGCGACGCCGTGCAGAGCCTGTACGACCGGGCGACCGGCTGA